The DNA segment GGCTCAAGGTGCGCGGGCCGTGGATCGCCTCGGCGTACTTCAAGGCAGAGCACGACGCGCTCGATGCCGACGGCTGGTTCGACACCGGCGACGTTGCCAATATCGATGCCGACGGCTATGTGCAGCTGGTGGATCGCGCCAAGGACGTGATCAAGTCCGGCGGCGAGTGGATTTCTTCCATCGATCTGGAGAATGCCACCATGGGACATCCCGCCGTGGCCGAAGCCGCCGTCGTGGGCGTGCCACATCCCAAGTGGCAAGAGCGCCCGCTGCTGGTGGTGGTGCGCCGCGCGGGCAAGGACGTGAGCGCCGCCGACCTGCTCGCGTTTCTCGCCGCGCGCGTCGCCAAATGGTGGGTGCCCGACGACGTCGCCTTTGTCGACTCGCTGCCCCACACTGCCACGGGCAAGCTGCTCAAGGTGAAGCTGCGCGAACAATTCAAAGACTATGTCCTGCCCACGGCGCAGGACCCGATTCCAGCAAGGAGCAATGCCCTATGAGCACCAGCAGCGAACGCATCATCCTGACCATCGAAGACGGCGTGGCCGAGGTCAGGCTCAACCGGCCCGACAAGATGAACGCGCTCGACCCCGCCATGTTCGACGCGCTGATCGAGACCGGCCAGCGTCTCGCGCGCGAGCCGGACTTGCGCGCCGTTGTGCTGTCGGGCGCAGGCCGCGCATTTTGCGCCGGGCTCGATATGCAGAGCATGGCCGGGCTGGGCGATGGCCAGGGCGACGCCATCGCCGCGGGCCGCCTCGCGGCGCGCAGCCATGGCATCGCCAACCGCCCGCAGTTCGCCTGCATGGTGTGGCGCGAATTGCCGGTGCCGGTGATTGCCGCTGTGCACGGCGTGGCGTTCGGTGGCGGCTTGCAGGTCGCGCTCGGCGCGGACCTGCGCTATGTCACTGCGGACACGCGCATGTCGGTGATGGAGATCAAGTGGGGGCTGGTGCCCGACATGGCCGGCATGCTGCTGATGCGCGGCCTGGTGCGCCCCGACCGCCTGCGCGAGCTGATCTACAGCGGGCGCATCGTTACTGGTGAAGAAGCCTGCGCGCTGGGCCTGGCCACCGCCGTGGTGGACGACCCGCGCGCCGCCGCGCTAGCCACCGCGCGCGACATCGCCAACCGCAGCCCGGACGCAATCCGCGCCGCCAAGCGCTTGATGCAGGTGAGCGAAGACGGCGATGGTGCCGCCATCCTGCTGGCCGAATCGGTCGAACAGGACCGGCTGATCGGCGGCGCCAACCAGCGCGAAGCCGTGATCGCCAATATGGAAAAGCGGGCAGCGGCGTTCAAGCCGGCGTCGTAGTGTTGCGTGGCGCAGGCGCAGGCGCAGGCGGAGGTGCTTGGCGATCCGCGCCTTGCGTCCTGCGCGCTCAGGCGTGCCGACGCGTTCGCTGGCGCCGCATCCGGCGATAGAGCGCCACGTAGACCGTCAGGTTGAGCGCCAGCACCACGGCGCCAAGCCCCATCTGGATCTCGCGCGTGAGGCCCTCGGGATAGATCAGCGCCAGCACGTAGTGCTGCACAAAGTCCCCGCCATAGGCTTGCTGCCCCGCGCGCTGGCGCAGCGCATTTTCCAGCGGCGTGAGCGGGCAGATCCATCCGCTCCACTCCACCACCACGCCCCAGGCCGCTGCCGGCAGATGCAGCCAGGCCATGCGCGGCCAGCGCAACACCAGCAAACCGCCCAGCATGACGAAGACGATAAAGGCGAGGTGAACAAGGACGATCGCGTCCGCGAGCCACCCCGCCATCATCTTCCTTGCCGCCCGGTCCAGTAGCCCGGCACCGCGAACGCCGCCTTCAGGTGCTCGATAAAAAAGCGGATCTTTGCCGGCACCGGACGCTGCTGCGGGTACACCGCAAGGATGTCGTAATCCGGCAGCGCGTACTCATCCAGCACCGTGATCAGCTCCCCGCTCTCCAGCTGCGGCAGGATTTCCCAGGTGGAGCGCCAGCCCAGCCCCAGGCTCTCGCCCGTCCAGCGATGCAGCAACTCGCCGTCGTTGCAATCCAGGTTGCCATTGACGCGCACCGTCACCGTCTTGCCGTCCTGCTGGAAATACCAGCCGCGCTGCTGGCCTCCCTGCAGGTTGAACGCCAAGCAGTTGTGCTGCGCCAGGTCGTCCAGTGTCTGCGGCACGCCGTTGCGCGCGAAGTAAGCCGGCGTGCCGCACACCACCCGCTTGTTGGTCGCCAGCTTGATCGCGACAAAGTTCGGATCGATGGCCCCGCCGATGCGGATGCCCACGTCATAGCCCTCGCGCACGAGGTCCACCACGCGGTCGGTCAGGTTGAAGGAAATCTGCACCTCGGGGTTCGCCGCCAGGAACGCCGGGGCATGCGGCGCCACATGCTTGCGCCCGAACGCCGCCGGTGCCGACACGATCAGGTGGCCGGTCGCCTTGTGCTTGCCCTCGGCGATCAGCATCTCGGCCCGGTCCAGGTCCGCCAGGGCCTTCTTGCATTGCTCCATGAACGCCGCGCCTTGCTCCGTCACCACAATGCGCCGGGTCGAGCGGTGGAGCAGCTTCACGCCGATGCGCGCCTCCAGCGCATTGATGCGGCGCCCGATCATCACCGGCGTCACCCCCTGCGTCAGCGCGGCCGCAGCCATGCTGCCGTGTTCGACAACGGCGATAAAGGCTTCGATCTGTTTTAGCTTGTCCATGCTGTGTGTCTCCTGGGCGTCATTGTGGCGCATTTGGATGCGGCGGGCATGTGCTGGGGGCTATGGGGGCGATTCGGGTGGGGGTATGAGGAATGAGATATCCGGCGAGAGGCCCGGACCTGGAGTCTGCCCTCGGGCCATTCGTATCCGATCAGGCACTCGGGCGCCCGGACAATGCATCACTGCACTCACCTGCCCGCACGCACCGCGGGCCGCCCGCGCGGCATCGTTTGCGCGCAGTGCCGTACCTCCTTGCTGAACTCGGCGCAGGCGTGGGTCATCAGGTCTTCCGATCGGTAGACGAGGAACACGCGGAACTCGGGTAGTTCGTCGCTGATCGGCAGTCGAATCAATGACGAAGCATCGAGCCGCAGCGGGCCGGTGCCGTCGAAGACAAAGTCGGACCACATGCTGATCAGGTCGGTGCGCGTGGCCAGCTGCAGGCCGAGCAGGTTGGAGGCGCTCTGCACCACGCGCTTGGGCATGTCGAGGCGGTGCAGCCGCATCACGCTGGCGAGCGGGCTGCCAGGGTCGTCGAGCGGGTCGAGGACGAGCCAGTCGGCATCGAGCAGCGGCCGCAGCCGGCGTACCCGCCGCAGCGGATGGCCGGCGCGCACGGCCAGCGACATCCCGATGGAAAACAGCGGTTCCCACTGGAAGGCGCCGGTGCCGGGGCCGCTGTTGGTGGAGATCAGGCCGAGGTCGAGCCGGCCTTCGCGCAGGCCTTCGAGGATCTGTTGCGGGCGCAGCTCGAAGCCGCGCAGGCCGACGTTGGGAAAACGCTTGCGGAACGCGGCCATGGCGTCGGGCAGCGGACCGCTGGAGGCCACCGCGGTGAAGCCGATGTTGAGCTGCGCGTCGGCGTGGCCGCGAATGGCTTCGATGTCTTCCAGCGCATGCCGCAGTTCCTGCTCCACCAGGCTGGCGCGCTTGACCAGCGCCACGCCATAGGCGGTCAGGCTCACGCCGCGCACGGAGCGCGACATCAGGGTGACGCCGAGTTCGCGTTCCAGTTCGGCGATGGCTTTGGACAGCGCCGGCTGCGACACATGGAGGCTGCGCGAGGCCTCGTGGATGCTGCCGTGCTGGGCCACCGCCAGCAGGATGCGTAGTTGCTGCAGCTTCATCTTGGCTTTTCCTCTTTTTATGTTCTTCCAGGCGCCCCGCAACGGTGCGCGCCGCCCCGCAGCCGTGCCCGAGCGCCGCTGGCGACACGACTGCGCGCACCCGGTGCTACGCCGCGAATGCCCATGGATACTCATGGCACAAGGCTTCTCGGTACTTGTACCGATAGCGGCGCGACGGTGGTTATGACGGCGATGCCATTTGGTTATCAGGATGAAAATATATGATTTTTGGCTTGCCGTGTTTGCCTTAATACTTCATCGCCAGGGAGTCCCCACTTTCCCGCGATGGATGCCCGGCAAGCGCCAGCCTCCACGGCCCCCACCCCTACCCCCTCAACCAGTTCGTGGAGATCCGACATGAACGATGCCACCCTGCCCGCGGCGCCCTCGCTGGCCCCTTCCCAGGCCACGCCCGCGAGCCCGGCGCGTCAGAGCCAGTCCCGCCTGATCGCCGCCTGCTCGATCGGCAATGCGCTCGAGATGTACGACTTCACCGTCTACAGCTTCTTCGCGTTGCTGATCGGCAAGCTGTTCTTTCCGTCCGACAGCGCATACGGCTCGCTGCTGCTGGCGGTGGCGACCTTCGGCATCGGCTTCGTGATGCGGCCGCTGGGCGGCTTCGTGATCGGCAACTACGCGGACCGCCATGGCCGCAAGGCAGCGATGACGCTGACCATCGGGCTGATGGTGATTGGCACGATGTGCCTGGCCTTCGCCCCGACCTACGCGGCCGCTGGCTTGTTCGGGCCGGTGATGATCGTGGCCGGACGCCTGCTGCAGGGCTTTTCGCTCGGCGGCGAGATTGGCGCCTCCACCGCCATGCTGATGGAGTCCGGCGGCATCAATGGCCGCGGCTTTCGTGTCAGCTGGCAGCTCGGTAGCCAGGGCATCGCGGCGACGCTGGGCGCGCTCACGGCCGCCATTCTCTATGGCGTGCTGCCGCAGGCGTCGCTGGAAAGCTGGGGCTGGCGCGTGCCCTTCGTGCTGGGCCTGCTGATTGCGCCTGTGGGGCTGTATATCCGCGCTCACCTGGACGAGACGCACACGGCCGAGGCGCACGCGCCCAGCCCGCTCGGCACGCTGTTCCGCGAGCATGGCGGCACGGTGGTCAAGGGCATCCTGACCATCATCGGCGGCACGGTCGGCACCTATCTGGTGGTGTATTTCATGCCCACCTACATGATCCGCGAACTGCATCTGCCGCCATCGCTGTCGCTGCTGTCGGGCTGCGTGACGGGTGTGGTGTGCCTGGTGATGTCGCTGGTGGCCGGCACGCTGGCCGACCGCTTGCCGCACCGCAAGCCGCTGGTGCTGGGCTCGATGGCCTTCACGCTGGTGTGCCTCTATCCCGCGTTCTGGCTGATGACCCATTACCCGAGCGTGCCGCTGGTGCTGTCGCTGTCCGCGTTGCTGACCGCCAGCGTCTACCTGGGCTCCACGCCGATGCTGCTGATGATGATGGAACTCCTGCCGGCCCATGTGCGCGCCAGCGGCCTGTCGGTGATCTACGCGGTTGGCGTGACGGTGTTCGGCGGCTCCTGCCAGTTCATCGTCACCTGGATGCTGGCCAAGACCGGCAACCCGATGGCGCCCGCCTTCTACATGATGGCCTGTGGCGCGGTGACCATCCTCGCGGTGCTGACGATCCGCGAAAACGCCCAAGCGCATTGAGCGCTCCCCTCCTCTACCCGGCCAGGCCGGCCAACTTGCAGCAAAGGATAAACACATGACCCGCGAACCGACCCTGACGCCCTTCCAGCTGCTGCCGCACCTGCTGCCGGCGATCCAGATCGATGCCGAGACCTTTATCGGCATCCGCCGCCAGATCCACGCCCAGCCTGAGCTCGGCTTCGAGGTTGGCGCCACCAGCAAGCTGGTGGCCACCTTGCTGGAGAGCTGGGGCTACGAGGTGCACACGGGCATCGGCAAGAGCGGCGTGGTCGGGCAGCTGAAGCTGGGCAACGGCAAGCGCCGCCTGGGCATTCGCGCCGACATGGATGCGTTGCCGGTCGTCGAGGCCACGGGCCTGCCGTATGCCAGCAAGATCCCGGGCAAGATGCACGCGTGCGGCCACGACGGCCACACTGCCATCCTGCTGGCCGCCGCCAAGGCACTGGCGGATAGCCGCGATTTCGATGGCACCCTCAACCTGATCTTCCAGCCCGACGAGGAGAACCTCTGCGGCGCGCGCGCGATGATCGAGGATGGCCTGTTCGCGCGTTTCCCGTGCGATGCCGTGTTCGCCTTGCACAATATGCCGGGCGTGCCCGCCGGCACCTTCCGCGTGCTCCCCGGCCCGGTGAGCTTGTCGTCCGACGTGGCCGACGTGACCATCAAGGGCGTGGGCGGGCATGGCGCCATGCCGCACCGCGCGCGCGATCCGATCGCGGCGTCCGCGGCCATCGTCACCGCGCTGCAGACGGTGGTGGCGCGCAATGTGGCGCCGGACGATACGGCCGTGGTATCGGTGGGCTTTATCCGTGGCGGCGCCACGCACAATGTGATTCCGGAATCAGTCACGCTGGGCCTGAACGTGCGCGCGGCGCGCCCGGAGACGCGCGCGCTGGTGGAGCAGCGCATCCGCGAGATCGTCAGCCTGACCGCGCAGGCGCACGGCGTGGAGGCGCACATCGACTATCGCCAGCTGACGCCGCCGATGGTCAACACACAGGCCGAAACAACGCTGGCGCAGCAGGTCTGCGCCGAACTGGTCGGCACCGACAAAGTCGTGACGCAAGCCCCCAAGGGCCTGAACGGCAGCGAGGACTTTGCGTGGATGCTGAACGAGGTGCCGGGCTGCTACCTGATCCTCGGCAACGGCGAAGGCGAGTTCGGTGGCTGCATGGTGCACAACCCGGGCTACGATTTCAACGACCGGGTGCTGCCGCTGGGCGCGGCTTGCTGGGTCCGGCTGGCCCAGACCTACCTGGCGGGCTAAGAGGCCATTTCAAAAAGACTCTGGCGTCGTTGCGCGGCCTTGGCCGTACCACTTGTACTGTCTGCGGCCGCGCGCCTAGCCAAAACCGCTTCGCTTCATTTTGAAACAGCCTCTAAGGCAGCGCAGGCAGCGTGGGCGGACCCGCTGCTGCGTGGTCCGCGTGGTCCACTTGTGCCGCGGCATCCTCCTGCGGCGAGGCCGCGGCTGCATCCCCGAGCGCGCTTGCCTGGCGGACTTCGGGCGGTAACGGTGCCGGAGACGGGACTGCGGATGGGGCCGCTGCGATGGGTACGACGGCGGACACTGCCGATGCCGCCGCGCTCGGCGTCGGCGCCTTTTCCAACTGCGCGCTGATCTGCGCCGCTTCGCCAAGCACGTAGGCAAGCCGGCGCAACGGCCGGCTGACCTGCAATTGCAGGAAGACCGCCAGCGCCGCGCCCGACACGAAGCCGAGGCCATAGAGCGACAGCAGCGGCAGCAGGCTGCCGCCTTTGCGCGGCAACTCGAGCAGGCCCGTAACCAGCGCCAGGGCGCCCGGGCTGACCACGATCAGCAGACCGACCGTCTTCGCCATGCCCTCCCACATCCGTAACTGCACCTCCACCCGCCGTGCCCTGGCGCGCAGCGCCTGGGCGGGGACGCGCGCCAGCGAGCGCAGCAGCGCGCTCTCCGCCTCATCGTGCCGGTCGACCTGGTCGGCCAGTGCCCCGAGCGGATCGCGCAGCCGGCGCGCCAGTGCCGGCAGGTGCGTGAGCAGCAGCGCCGCCAGCCCCGCCACGCTGCCGCCCAGCAGGCTGTAGACCAGCCGCGCCAGCCATGGCGCCGGCGTCTGCAGGATCTGGTACCTGGTGTACAGCACGGCGCCGGTCACTAGCAGCGCAGCCACCGAACAAGCCCAGAACAGCACCAGCAGGCCCCGCTGCAGCCGCATCAGGTTCATGGCGCTCGCGGGCGAACCGGCGGTATCGGATACGGCGCTCGGCTTGCGCTTGAGCGCGTCAAGCAGCTCGCGGGTGGGAGGGAGCCTGGTATGCATGGCGGTCAGGTTGGCGATAGATGGTTCCTGCGCCGTGCCTTGACACAGGTACTGGCGCGATACCCGCACATTGTCGCCATTTAGCGGGCTGCGGGGTGCGCGCCGTGGCCGTCGGGCGGGCTTTTCCCGCCATTTCCTACGTATCGTTGCCGTCACACAACGTATGTCAATGACACGCGCCAGACCACGTCGGGCGGCCGTGTTTTCTGCCTCGGGCCTCCTCATTCGATATCACGGGTATCGAATCAACTGATCTCCCTTCCCTTTATCCCAACCCGCTTGCGGGAATAGCATGGGCTCCAACAGTGATTCGCAGCCATCCATAGCCATTCACAAAACATCGCATCAACGATTGGAGACAGACATGCCGAAGATGAGAGCAGTTGACGCGGCCATCGCCGTGCTGGAAAAAGAAGGTATCACCACCGCGTTCGGCGTGCCCGGCGCCGCCATCAACCCGTTCTACTCGGCCATGCGCCGGGCCGGCACCATCGACCATTTCCTGGCGCGGCACGTGGAAGGCGCCTCGCACATGGCCGAAGGCTACACCCGCGCCGAAGCCGGCAACATCGGCGTGTGCATCGGCACCTCGGGCCCGGCCGGCACCGACATGATCACCGGCCTGTACTCGGCCTGGGCTGACTCCATCCCCATTCTCTGCATCACCGGCCAGGCGCCGCGCGCCCGTTTGTACAAGGAAGACTTCCAGGCTGTCGACATCGAATCGATCGCCAAGCCGGTGACCAAGTGGGCCGTGACCGTGCGCGAGCCGGCGCTGGTGCCGCAAGTGTTCCAGCAAGCCTTCCACCTGATGCGCTCGGGCCGGCCGGGCCCGGTGCTGATCGACCTGCCATTCGACGTGCAGGTCGCCGAGATCGAGTTCGATCCGGAAACCTACCAGCCGCTCGCCCCGTACAAGCCGGTTGCCTCGCGAGCGCAGATCGAGAAGGCCATTGCCATGCTCAACGCGGCCGAGCGCCCCCTGATCGTGTGCGGCGGCGGCGTGATCAACGCCGACGCGGCCGAGCTCCTGGTGGAATTCGCCGAGCTGGTCAACGTGCCGGTGGTCCCCACGCTGATGGGCTGGGGCGTGCTGGCTGACGACCACCCGCTGCAGGCCGGCATGGTTGGCCTGCAGACGTCGCACCGCTACGGCAACGCCACGATGCTGGCATCGGACTTCGTGCTCGGCATCGGCAACCGCTGGGCCAACCGCCACACCGGCAGCGTCGAGGTTTACACCAAGGGCCGCAAGTTCGTGCACGTGGATATCGAGCCTACCCAGATCGGCCGCGTGTTTGGCCCCGACCTGGGCATCGTCTCCGACGCCAAGGCGGCGCTGGAGCAGTTCGTGGAAGTGGCGCGCGAGATGAAGATGGCTGGCCGCCTGCCGTGCCGCAAGAGCTGGGTGGCGGACGTGCAAAAGCGCCGCCGCACCATGCAGCGCAAGAGCGATTTCGACAACGTGCCGGTCAAGCCGCAACGCGTGTACCGCGAGATGAACCAGTACTTCCCGCGCGATGTGCGTTACGTGTCCACCATCGGCCTGTCGCAGATCGCCGCCGCGCAGTTCCTGTCGGTCAACGAGCCGCGCCACTGGATCAACTGCGGCCAGGCCGGCCCGCTGGGCTGGACCATTCCCGCCGCGATCGGCGTGAAGGTGGCCTCGCCGGAATCGGATGTGGTGGCCATCTCGGGCGACTACGACTTCCAGTTCATGATCGAAGAACTGGCCGTGGCCGCGCAGTTCAAGGTGCCCTACATCCACCTGGTGGTGAACAACTCCTACCTCGGCCTGATCCGCCAGGCGCAGCGCAACTTCGAGATGGACTACTGCGTGCAACTGGCCTTCGACAACGTCAACTCGCCTGAGCTCAACGGCTACGGCGTGGACCACGTGAAGGTGGTCGAAGGCCTGGGCTGCAAGGCGATCCGCGTGTTCAAGCCGGAAGACATCGCGCCGGCCTTTGCCGAAGCGCGTGACCTGATGGCCGAATTCTCGGTGCCGGTGGTGGTGGAAGTGATCCTGGAGCGCGTGACTAATATCGCGATGGGCACCGAGATCGACAACATCAACGAGTTCGAGCCGATCGAAGACATCGAGGAAGCCATCCTCAAGGAAGAAGTGGAAACGGCGTAAGCACGGCAGGCTGACAAGCGCGGGCCACGAGCCCGCGCGCAGCGCTGCATCCCCTGACGCGCCCCCCCAATCACCGCATCCGCGCGAGCGGAATCACAAGACAAGTCATCCGGAGACATCCATGCCAAAACTTGCCGCCAACCTGACCATGCTGTTCAATGAAGTGGCTTTCCTCGACCGCTTTGAAGCCGCCGCGCGCGCGGGCTTCCGCGGCGTGGAGTTCCTCTTCCCCTACGCCTTCCACGCAGACCAGATCGCCGACCGGCTCAACCGCTTCCAGCTCGACCTGGTGCTGCACAACCTGCCGGCGGGCAAGTGGGAAGCGGGCGAGCGCGGCATTGCCTGCCACCCGGACCGCGTGAGCGAGTTCCAGGACGGCGTGGGCGAGGCGATCAAGTACGCCAAGGTGCTGGGCGTGCGCCAGCTGAACTGCCTGGTCGGCATCCAGCCGCAGAACGTCAAGCGCGAACAGGCGCAGGAAACACTGGTGGAGAACCTGCGCTTCGCCTCGCAAGCGCTGGGCGCCGAGCAGATCGACCTGCTGGTCGAGCCGATCAACACCTTCGACATCCCCGGCTTCTTCCTGTCGCGCACGCAGCAGGCGCTGGACCTGATCGCACAGGTCAACGCGCCCAACCTCTACGTGCAGTACGACATCTATCACATGCAGCGCATGGAAGGCGAAATCGCCGCCACGCTCAAAGCCAACCTGCCGAAGATCAAGCACGTGCAGCTGGCCGACAACCCGGGGCGCAATGAGCCGGGCACCGGCGAGCTGAACTACCACTTCCTGTTCCAGTGGCTCGATGAGATCGGCTACGGCGGCTGGGTCGGCTGCGAGTACAAGCCGCGCACGACCACCGTCGAAGGCCTGGGCTGGCGCGCGGCACACGGCGTGCAGTAAGCGGAACAGGCAAATCCACAAACATTCAACATCCCATCAAGGAGACATCACATGGCAAACCAACGCAACGTCGGATTTATCGGCCTGGGCATCATGGGCGCACCGATGGCGGGCCACCTGCGCGCGGCCGGCCACACGTTGTTCGTGCATGACGTGAACCCCGCGCCGCAAGCACTGGTCGACGCCGGCGTCACGGTCTGCACCAGCGCCGAGGAAGTGGCCAAGCGCGCGGACATCATCGTGATCATGGTGCCGGACACCCCGCACGTGGAAGCCGTGCTGTTCGCCGAAAAGGGCGTGGCCGCCGCGCTCAAGGGCGCCGGCAAGCAAGCCGCGCACGGCAAGATCGTGGTCGACATGAGCTCGATCTCGCCGATCGCCACCAAGGACTTCGCCGCGCGCGTCAACAAGCTCGGCGCGGCCTACCTGGATGCACCGGTGTCCGGCGGTGAAGTGGGCGCGAAGGCCGCATCGCTGACCATCATGGTCGGCGGCCCGCAAGAATCGTTCGACGAGGTCAAGCCGCTGTTCGACCTGTTGGGCAAGAACGTGACGCTGGTCGGCGGCAACGGCGACGGCCAGACCACCAAGGTGGCCAACCAGATCATCGTGGCGTTGAACATCCAGGCCGTGTCCGAAGCGCTGCTGTTCGCCTCCAAGGCGGGCGCCGATCCGGCACGCGTGCGCCAGGCACTGATGGGCGGCTTCGCAGCTTCGCGCATCCTGGAAGTGCACGGCGAGCGCATGGTCAAGCGTACCTTCGATCCGGGCTTCCGCATCGAGCTGCACCAGAAGGACCTGAACCTCGCGCTGCAAGGCGCGAAGGCGTTGGGCGTGGCATTGCCCAACACCGCCACCGCGCAAGAGCTGTTCAATACCTGCGCCGCCAACGGTCTGGGCAAGCAGGACCACTCGGCACTGTGCCGCGCCATCGAGATCATGTCCAACCATGAGATCGCCAAGGGTGGCGCCAAGTAAGCCAGCAGCACCATCACGGCCTGCCTTGGCAGGCCAGTATCACTCCCGGCAGCTTGCGGCCGGGAACGCAGCACTTCCGGATCCCGTCATGCTCGCCACCGATTCCTACCCTACCCTGCTGGCGCCCCAGCGCCCTGCCGGACTCACCGATCCGCGCGCCCTGCTGCGCGACCTGTTCGATACCGCGGTTGCCGCCGTCAGCGCCAGCCATTGCCTGGTGCCGCACCTGCCCACGCCGCCCAAGGGCCGCACGGTGGTAATCGGCGCCGGCAAGGCCGCCGCCGCCATGGCGCAAGCTGCCGAGGCGCACTGGCAAGGCGAGATTTCCGGACTGGTTGTGACGCGCTACGGACATGGCGCGCCGTGCCAGCGTATCGAGGTGGTGGAAGCCGCGCACCCGGTGCCCGACGAAGCCGGCCAGCGCGCCGCGCAGCGCATGGTGGCGCTGGTCAAGGACCTGAGCGCCGACGACCTGGTGCTGTGCCTGATCTCCGGCGGCGGCTCCGCGCTGCTGGCAGCGCCGGCCGACGGCATCACGCTTGCCGACAAGCAAGCCGTGAACAAGGCGCTGCTAAAGAGCGGCGCCAACATCGGCGAGATGAACTGCGTGCGCAAGCACCTGTCGGCGCTCAAGGGCGGCCGGCTGGCGTTGCACTGTGCGCCCGCGCGCGTCGAGACCCTCTTGATTTCCGATATTCCCGGTGACGATCCCACGCTGATCGCCAGCGGCCCGACCCTGCCCGACGCCACCACCTGCGCCGACGCGCTGGCGGTGATCGCCAAGTACGGCATCGAAGTGCCGGCCAATGTGCGTGCCCACCTGGAGAGCGGCGCGGGCGAAACGCCCAAGCCCGGCGATGCGCGCTTCGACGGCCATCGCAGCGTCACGCTGGCCACCGCGCAGCAATCGCTGCAAGCCGCGGCGGCGCGGGCGCGCGAGCTGGGCGTTGAAGCCCACATCCTGTCCGACAGCATCGAAGGCGAATCCCGCGATGTGGCGCTGGTGCATGCCGCCATCGCGCGGCAGGTTGCGCAGCATGGCCAGCCGTTCAGGAAGCCCTGCGTGATCCTGTCCGGCGGCGAGACCACGGTGACGGTGCGCGGCAGCGGCCGCGGCGGGCGCAATGCCGAATTCCTGCTGGCGCTCGCGGTCGCACTGGACGGCCTGCCGGGCGTGCATGCCATTGCCTGCGACACCGACGGCATCGATGGTTCCGAAGACAACGCCGGTGCGTTGCTCGCCCCCGATACGCTGACCCGTGCCGAGGCGCGCGGACTGTCGGCGCGCGCGCACCTCGGCAACAACGATGGCTACGGCTTCTTCGCCGGCCTGGACGACCTGATCGTCACCGGCCCGACCCGTACCAACGTGAACGACTTCCGCGCCATCCTGATTGTGTAAGCCCTGAATTTGAACAACGGCGCGCCCATGCGGCGCGCCGCCCGAGATTGGAAGAGGAGACAAAATGAGACGCCAGCGCAAAGCCAAGATCGTTGCCACGCTCGGACCGGCCAGCACCGACATCGAGGTGATCCGTCAGTTGTTCGAAGCCGGAGCGGATGTCTTCCGCCTGAACTTCAGCCACGGCTCGCACGACGACCACAAGCGCCGCTACGACGCCGTGCGCCAGGTCGAGGCCGAGACCGGCCGCCCCATCGCCGTGCTGGCCGACCTGCAAGGCCCCAAGCTGCGCATCGGCACCTTCGCCGCGGGCAAGGTGGCGGTCAAGGCCGGCGACGCTTTCGTGCTCGACAGCGACCCCAGCCCGGGCGACGCCACCCGCGTGCACCTGCCGCATCCGGAACTGTTCCGGGTGGCCGCGCCGGGTCAGTCGTTGCTGATCGACGACGGCAAGGTGCAGTTGAAGATCGAGGCGGTGGCC comes from the Cupriavidus basilensis genome and includes:
- a CDS encoding crotonase/enoyl-CoA hydratase family protein, whose amino-acid sequence is MSTSSERIILTIEDGVAEVRLNRPDKMNALDPAMFDALIETGQRLAREPDLRAVVLSGAGRAFCAGLDMQSMAGLGDGQGDAIAAGRLAARSHGIANRPQFACMVWRELPVPVIAAVHGVAFGGGLQVALGADLRYVTADTRMSVMEIKWGLVPDMAGMLLMRGLVRPDRLRELIYSGRIVTGEEACALGLATAVVDDPRAAALATARDIANRSPDAIRAAKRLMQVSEDGDGAAILLAESVEQDRLIGGANQREAVIANMEKRAAAFKPAS
- a CDS encoding DUF2784 domain-containing protein, whose translation is MMAGWLADAIVLVHLAFIVFVMLGGLLVLRWPRMAWLHLPAAAWGVVVEWSGWICPLTPLENALRQRAGQQAYGGDFVQHYVLALIYPEGLTREIQMGLGAVVLALNLTVYVALYRRMRRQRTRRHA
- a CDS encoding LysR family transcriptional regulator, coding for MDKLKQIEAFIAVVEHGSMAAAALTQGVTPVMIGRRINALEARIGVKLLHRSTRRIVVTEQGAAFMEQCKKALADLDRAEMLIAEGKHKATGHLIVSAPAAFGRKHVAPHAPAFLAANPEVQISFNLTDRVVDLVREGYDVGIRIGGAIDPNFVAIKLATNKRVVCGTPAYFARNGVPQTLDDLAQHNCLAFNLQGGQQRGWYFQQDGKTVTVRVNGNLDCNDGELLHRWTGESLGLGWRSTWEILPQLESGELITVLDEYALPDYDILAVYPQQRPVPAKIRFFIEHLKAAFAVPGYWTGRQGR
- a CDS encoding LysR family transcriptional regulator, with amino-acid sequence MKLQQLRILLAVAQHGSIHEASRSLHVSQPALSKAIAELERELGVTLMSRSVRGVSLTAYGVALVKRASLVEQELRHALEDIEAIRGHADAQLNIGFTAVASSGPLPDAMAAFRKRFPNVGLRGFELRPQQILEGLREGRLDLGLISTNSGPGTGAFQWEPLFSIGMSLAVRAGHPLRRVRRLRPLLDADWLVLDPLDDPGSPLASVMRLHRLDMPKRVVQSASNLLGLQLATRTDLISMWSDFVFDGTGPLRLDASSLIRLPISDELPEFRVFLVYRSEDLMTHACAEFSKEVRHCAQTMPRGRPAVRAGR
- a CDS encoding MFS transporter, which produces MNDATLPAAPSLAPSQATPASPARQSQSRLIAACSIGNALEMYDFTVYSFFALLIGKLFFPSDSAYGSLLLAVATFGIGFVMRPLGGFVIGNYADRHGRKAAMTLTIGLMVIGTMCLAFAPTYAAAGLFGPVMIVAGRLLQGFSLGGEIGASTAMLMESGGINGRGFRVSWQLGSQGIAATLGALTAAILYGVLPQASLESWGWRVPFVLGLLIAPVGLYIRAHLDETHTAEAHAPSPLGTLFREHGGTVVKGILTIIGGTVGTYLVVYFMPTYMIRELHLPPSLSLLSGCVTGVVCLVMSLVAGTLADRLPHRKPLVLGSMAFTLVCLYPAFWLMTHYPSVPLVLSLSALLTASVYLGSTPMLLMMMELLPAHVRASGLSVIYAVGVTVFGGSCQFIVTWMLAKTGNPMAPAFYMMACGAVTILAVLTIRENAQAH
- a CDS encoding M20 aminoacylase family protein codes for the protein MTREPTLTPFQLLPHLLPAIQIDAETFIGIRRQIHAQPELGFEVGATSKLVATLLESWGYEVHTGIGKSGVVGQLKLGNGKRRLGIRADMDALPVVEATGLPYASKIPGKMHACGHDGHTAILLAAAKALADSRDFDGTLNLIFQPDEENLCGARAMIEDGLFARFPCDAVFALHNMPGVPAGTFRVLPGPVSLSSDVADVTIKGVGGHGAMPHRARDPIAASAAIVTALQTVVARNVAPDDTAVVSVGFIRGGATHNVIPESVTLGLNVRAARPETRALVEQRIREIVSLTAQAHGVEAHIDYRQLTPPMVNTQAETTLAQQVCAELVGTDKVVTQAPKGLNGSEDFAWMLNEVPGCYLILGNGEGEFGGCMVHNPGYDFNDRVLPLGAACWVRLAQTYLAG